The genomic interval CAACTTTCGCGCGTGCGACAATTCATTAACAGCTTCTTAACGAAGAAGCAAAGCATTCAAATTGTTAGGGTTAACCCCGTAACTCTACGGGCGGCGCTACAGACAGTGCAGCGACGGTCCGCACCAATAGAACTATTGGGAAATACTTAGCCCCGGGAGGCGACGACCTGGAGCTGATCTTCCGGCCGACGACCATGGGACGCGTTGAGGAGCTGGCGCATCCGCACCGCCGGGACCGGGCGGCTGAACAGATAACCCTGCGCCTCGCTGACGGTGCCGTCGGTGCTGATCAGCTCGAGCTGCTCGTTGGTCTCGATGCCCTCGACCACGACCGACATGCCGAGATCGGCCGACAGCCGCGCCACGCCGCGGAGCAGCGTCAGCGGCCGATCGGTGTCGATGCCCTCGAGGAAGGAACGGTCGATCTTCACCTTCTGCATCGGGAAATTGTGCAGATAGCTGAGGCTGGAATAGCCGGTGCCGAAATCGTCGAGCGAGATGCTCACGCCCAACGCATGGAGCTGCGACAGGATGTCGTGCGTGAGCTGGGTGTTACGGAGCAGCGATGATTCCGTGATCTCGATCTCGAGCCGATGCGCCGGCAGTCCCGACACTTCGAGCGCGTAGCGGATTTCGCTCAAGACATCGCGCTGGTGGAATTGCTGCGGCGAGAAGTTGACGGCGACGCTGACGCCTTCGGGCCACTTCATGCATTCCATGCAGGCGCGGCGCAGGATCCAGCGGCCGAGATCGACGATCAGGCCCATGTCCTCGGCGACCGGGATGATGTCGACCGGCGAGACCGTGCCGCGCACCGGATGGTTCCAGCGGAGCAGCGCCTCGCAAGTGGTGATCTTGCCGGACTTGAGATTGACCAGCGGCTGGTAGAACAGCTCGAACTCCTCGTTCGCCAGCGCCTTGCGCAGGTCGAGCTCGAGGATGCGGCGGGCCTCGACGGTCGCAGCCATCTCGTCGCGGAAGAAGCAGAAGGTGCCGCGGCCGTCCGCCTTGGCGCGATAGAGCGCCATGTCGGCGTTCTTCAGCAGCGTGTCGGCGCCGACCCCTTCCGGCGAGGTCAGCGCAATGCCGACGCTGGCGCCGATCTCGACCAGATGGTTGTCGATCCGGTAGCGCTCGCTGAGCCGCTCGACGATGCGGCGCGCCAGCGCGGCGGCATCCTCGGGCGAATTGATGTTCTGCTGGAACACGACGAACTCGTCGCCGCCGAAGCGCGCGACGAAATCTTCGGGGCGGAGCATTTCGCGCAGCCGGTTGGCGACCGCGCAGAGAAGCTGGTCGCCGCAGGGATGACCGAGCGTGTCGTTGACCTGCTTGAACTGGTCGAGGTCGACGAACAAGAGTGCCGACATGCGCTCGGCGCTGTGCGAGATCGCGAGCAGACGTCCGATCTCGTCGCGGAAGTTGACGCGGTTGGGCAGCGCGGTGAGCTCGTCGTAGCGGGCGAGATGGCTGATCCTGGCCTCGGCATTGGTGCGCTCGGTGATGTCCTCGAGTAGCAGCACGGTGCCGCCGCCGGCCATCGGCTGGAACGTCCATGCCAGCGTGCGCCCGCGCGACAAATTGGGATCGGTGGTGACGATCTCCTTCATCTGCGCGTGCTCGATCTCGCTCAGCAGCATATTGCCGCTCTCGATGGACAGCGATCCGGCGGCGACGCAGGCGGAAACGATATCGGCGGCGCTGGCGCCGCGGGTGGTGAAATTATCCGACAGCTCCATCAGCTCGCTGAAGCGGTGGTTCATGACGGCGAGACGGCCGTCGGCGCGGAACATGCACAGCCCATGCGGCATGTTGTTCAGCGCGGTGTCGAACTGGCCGGCGAGCGCCGCCTCGCGCTCGCGCGCCACCAGCGCCTGCACGAAGATGCGCTGCAAATTGGTCGAGATCTTGCGCAGCGCCAGGAAGAACACCGTGCAGACCATCGACAGGCCGATGTAATAGATCGTGCCGTTCATCGCGAGCGCGATCGCGGTCGGGCCGCAGGCGAGCGCGACCTGGAGATGATAGATCCAGGGCCGGCCGTAGGTCCGGCCCACGCCCGCCGACACATAGCCGGTGGTGACGGTGAGGCAGATCATGTGCACGACGGCATCGTCGGTCGCGATCAGCGCGACCGTGCACCAGACGCCGAGCGCCAGCGCATAGAGCAGCGCCGCGATCTGGTAGCGCATCTCCCAGTTGGCCGCTTCCGTCGCGGTCAGCACGGACTTGCGCTTCATGTACCAGTGCGTGTCGAAACCGCGATAGATGCCGATCGTGCTGAGCAGGCCAACACAGATCCACAGCGCGGTCGAATCCGTCTTGAACGCAGTCATGCCGGCGGCGAGCGCAACCATCACCGCGCCCGCGAAAAGCGGCGCAGGATTCTGGAAAAGCGAGTCGATCAGCGCCGCGTAAATTGACGGCGAGACTTTTTGTTGATCGGACTCTCCGCTCTGACTTGCGAGCTGCATTTTGGTTGTACGCGTCCTGTTTGGCGCGTACTTTTACCCAGCCGGTATGAAGTCTTTCTGAGGGAACATCGTTAAAGTCGGGTGTTTTTGTAGGTTTTTCGAACCGATTTCTGCTGAAATATCAAGCAACTGGGCAAGCTTTGCCGACGGCAAGGTGAAGGAATGCTTGCCGCCGAGGAACATCGCCGAAAAATCGGCGCGGTTTTTCGAAAACATCGCGCGGTCGGACGCGCCGATACAACCGCGTCATCAGCCGGAGGTTGACGACAAGAGCGGCGACCAGGCCGGGTCGGACGCGTAGCCCGGCGTCGGCACCTTCTGCTCGTTGCGCCCTGAAATGTCGACGGAGTAGAGCGACGGCCCGCCGGCGCCGCCGGGATCGCGGAAGAACATCACCACGCGGCCGTTCGGCGCAAACGTCGGGCCCTCGTTGTGGAAGCCCGCGGTGAGGATGCGCTCGCCCGAGCCGTCGGGCTTCATGATGCCGATCGCGAACTGTCCGCCGCCCTGCTTGGTGAAGGCGATGTAGTCGCCGCGCGGCGACCACACCGGCGTCGAATAGCTGCCGCTGGTGTCGTCCTTGGAGAAGGAGATGCGCTGCGCAGCTCCGCCGCTCGCCGACATGACGTAGATCTGCGGCTTGCCGCCGCGATCGGACTCGAAGCAGATCCGCGTGCCGTCGGGCGAATAGGACGGCGAGGTATCGATCGCCGGCGTGTCGGTGAGCCGCGTGGTCGAGCGCGAACGCAGATCCATCACGAACAGGTTGGAGTTGCCGCCCTGCTGCAGGCTCATGATGACGCGCTGGCCGTCCGGCGAGAACCGCGGCGCAAAGGTCATGCCGGGGAAGTTGCCGACGATCTCACGCTGCCCGGTCTCGATATTGTAGAGATAGACCTTTGGATCGCCCTGGCCGAATTCCATGTAGGTGATTTCCTGAGAATTCGGCGAGAAGCGCGGCGTCAGCACGAGGTCGGAGCCGCGGGTCAGATAGCGCACATTCGCGCCGTCCTGGTCCATGATCGCGAGCCGCTTGACGCGCCGCTCCTTGGCGCCGGTCTCGTCGACGAACACCACGCGGCTGTCGAAATAGCCCTTGTCGCCGGTCAGGCGCTCATAGATCTGGTCGGAGATGATGTGGGCGATGCGCCGCCAGTATTCCGGCGAGGTGAAGTATTGCTGGCCGGTGAGCTGCTGGCCGGAGGCGACGTCCCAGAGACGGAATTCAGCCTTGAGGCGGCCGTCGGGCTGGCGCGTCATGCGGCCGGTGACGAGTGCCTGCGCGTTGATGGTCTTCCAGTTCTGGAATTGCGGCGCGACGTCGATGTTGCCGATGCGCTCGATGAAGGCGGCCTGGTCGATCGGGTTGAACAGCCCCGAGCGCTTCAGATTGTTGGTGATGACCTGCGTCACGCCGTTGCCGACCTCGCCGTCGGACGGCGAGCCCGGCACGAAATTGGTGATCGCGATCGGCAGCGGCGCAACATTGCCTTCGGTGATCTGCAGCTTGGTTTGTGCCTGAAGACGGTTCGGCAGCAACAGACCTGCGGCAGCACCGGCACCTCCGATCAGGAGCTTCCGGCGATCGATCGGCAAAGGAGACAAGGAAAATGACTTTACGGACATTGTGAGCTCTCAAACATCAGCTGCGGAACATCGTCTTGGGATCGAAATCGATGTCCATGTACTTCCACTGCTCGTACGTCTCTGTACGCAGCATGTTGTAGGGCTGGCCCTGAAGCACGGCGCGCACGGCGGCATCGGCCGCGGCTTGATAGCGCGTCGACGTTCCGGTCGAGACAACCTGCGGCGGCTGGGTCAGCCGGCGATCGGGACCAAGGTGAATGCGCACCGTGACGAACAGTTCTTCGGGATGCTCGATGCCGGGCTGGACGTTCCAGAGACTCGCAAGGCGCGCCCGCATCGCGTCAAGCTCGGACTGCGACAGCGTCGCGGCCGTGCCGCGCGCGGTGCCGAGCGAGGCGGATGCGTTCAACGTCGTGCCGGTGATCGCCTGACGCGTGGGATCGCGCTTGTCGATCAGCGCGGCGATCTTGGTCTGGTCGAAGACGCGCTCCTGCTTCGGCTTCGGCGGTTGCGGCTGAGCCTGCTGCGCGGGCTTGGTCTCCTGCTTCGGCGTCGGCTTCTTGGCTTCCTGCTTCTTGATCGCCTCGGCGATCGGATCTTCCTTGGCCGGGTCAGGCTTCTTTTCAGCCTGCTTCTGCTCTTCCTTCGGCTTGTTCTCGACGACCGGTTTTGGCGGATCGGGCTTCTTCTCGACCGGCTTCTCCACC from Bradyrhizobium arachidis carries:
- a CDS encoding bifunctional diguanylate cyclase/phosphodiesterase, whose protein sequence is MQLASQSGESDQQKVSPSIYAALIDSLFQNPAPLFAGAVMVALAAGMTAFKTDSTALWICVGLLSTIGIYRGFDTHWYMKRKSVLTATEAANWEMRYQIAALLYALALGVWCTVALIATDDAVVHMICLTVTTGYVSAGVGRTYGRPWIYHLQVALACGPTAIALAMNGTIYYIGLSMVCTVFFLALRKISTNLQRIFVQALVAREREAALAGQFDTALNNMPHGLCMFRADGRLAVMNHRFSELMELSDNFTTRGASAADIVSACVAAGSLSIESGNMLLSEIEHAQMKEIVTTDPNLSRGRTLAWTFQPMAGGGTVLLLEDITERTNAEARISHLARYDELTALPNRVNFRDEIGRLLAISHSAERMSALLFVDLDQFKQVNDTLGHPCGDQLLCAVANRLREMLRPEDFVARFGGDEFVVFQQNINSPEDAAALARRIVERLSERYRIDNHLVEIGASVGIALTSPEGVGADTLLKNADMALYRAKADGRGTFCFFRDEMAATVEARRILELDLRKALANEEFELFYQPLVNLKSGKITTCEALLRWNHPVRGTVSPVDIIPVAEDMGLIVDLGRWILRRACMECMKWPEGVSVAVNFSPQQFHQRDVLSEIRYALEVSGLPAHRLEIEITESSLLRNTQLTHDILSQLHALGVSISLDDFGTGYSSLSYLHNFPMQKVKIDRSFLEGIDTDRPLTLLRGVARLSADLGMSVVVEGIETNEQLELISTDGTVSEAQGYLFSRPVPAVRMRQLLNASHGRRPEDQLQVVASRG
- the tolB gene encoding Tol-Pal system beta propeller repeat protein TolB; the encoded protein is MSVKSFSLSPLPIDRRKLLIGGAGAAAGLLLPNRLQAQTKLQITEGNVAPLPIAITNFVPGSPSDGEVGNGVTQVITNNLKRSGLFNPIDQAAFIERIGNIDVAPQFQNWKTINAQALVTGRMTRQPDGRLKAEFRLWDVASGQQLTGQQYFTSPEYWRRIAHIISDQIYERLTGDKGYFDSRVVFVDETGAKERRVKRLAIMDQDGANVRYLTRGSDLVLTPRFSPNSQEITYMEFGQGDPKVYLYNIETGQREIVGNFPGMTFAPRFSPDGQRVIMSLQQGGNSNLFVMDLRSRSTTRLTDTPAIDTSPSYSPDGTRICFESDRGGKPQIYVMSASGGAAQRISFSKDDTSGSYSTPVWSPRGDYIAFTKQGGGQFAIGIMKPDGSGERILTAGFHNEGPTFAPNGRVVMFFRDPGGAGGPSLYSVDISGRNEQKVPTPGYASDPAWSPLLSSTSG
- a CDS encoding cell envelope integrity protein TolA is translated as MNVDKTLVASIALHVLVLGWGMVTFSSRSMEAPPMESLPVDIISADQLSKITQGIKTGEKDKPKPMVEKVAEAKPVEDNIGKVTEKKEIVTSSAPDQPPPKPVEKPVEKKPDPPKPVVENKPKEEQKQAEKKPDPAKEDPIAEAIKKQEAKKPTPKQETKPAQQAQPQPPKPKQERVFDQTKIAALIDKRDPTRQAITGTTLNASASLGTARGTAATLSQSELDAMRARLASLWNVQPGIEHPEELFVTVRIHLGPDRRLTQPPQVVSTGTSTRYQAAADAAVRAVLQGQPYNMLRTETYEQWKYMDIDFDPKTMFRS